In Lotus japonicus ecotype B-129 chromosome 5, LjGifu_v1.2, one genomic interval encodes:
- the LOC130717806 gene encoding B3 domain-containing protein At2g33720-like, whose translation MNNVGDESQKKRKSPSSEASTSRTSRRRLCSNKNEGVSTTLRLYDDPWKIKKMLTASDLGILSRLLLSADLVTKQILPVLGADQARATDTEEGSQVKIWDMDTKSMHQLVLKRWSSSKSYVLIGKWNQDFVRRRELKKGDEVGFQWNPYYYAFNFCVLKRAMLPN comes from the coding sequence ATGAACAACGTTGGAGATGAAAGTCAAAAGAAGAGAAAATCTCCAAGCTCTGAGGCCTCTACCTCGAGGACTTCGCGGAGAAGATTATGCAGCAACAAAAATGAAGGAGTCTCCACCACACTGAGGCTTTATGATGACCCTTGGAAAATCAAGAAGATGTTAACCGCCAGCGATTTAGGAATCTTGAGCAGGCTCTTGTTGTCTGCAGATTTGGTGACGAAGCAGATATTGCCTGTGTTGGGTGCTGATCAAGCAAGAGCTACAGATACTGAAGAAGGTTCCCAAGTTAAAATTTGGGACATGGACACAAAATCTATGCATCAACTTGTTCTTAAGCGATGGTCCTCTTCCAAGAGCTATGTTCTTATTGGAAAGTGGAACCAAGATTTTGTGAGAAGAAGAGAGCTGAAGAAAGGGGATGAGGTTGGATTTCAGTGGAACCCTTATTACTATGCTTTCAATTTTTGCGTTCTTAAACGGGCAATGCTGCCAAATTAA
- the LOC130716619 gene encoding transcription repressor OFP13 — MGKKTLKLLPSIFRPKFIPSCGHSKTLSFRCGTTGNDEIFKTVNSVFFDPVSESVVETPKSWFTTSSESASFSTESEDIFCYNNDESLDMLVRGARSERLFFEPGDTSSILEKAKARGFPFKESVVLAMESDDPYEDFKRSMEEMVESHGVKDWENLEELLSWYLRVNGKNNHGFIVGAFVDLLISIAASNSNSCSDNSTSYSSAVSSFASSPLLSLSEAQNEITEHEAEDDTVTSN, encoded by the coding sequence ATGGGGAAGAAAACATTGAAGCTGCTACCTTCTATTTTCAGACCCAAGTTTATACCCTCTTGTGGCCACTCAAAGACCCTCTCCTTCCGATGTGGGACAACAGGGAATGATGAAATCTTCAAAACAGTTAACTCTGTTTTCTTCGACCCTGTTTCAGAGAGCGTGGTAGAAACTCCAAAATCATGGTTCACAACCTCCTCTGAATCCGCAAGCTTCTCAACAGAATCAGAGGATATCTTCTGCTACAATAATGATGAATCCCTTGACATGTTGGTTCGCGGCGCGAGGTCGGAGAGGCTGTTCTTCGAGCCCGGAGACACGAGCTCAATCCTGGAGAAGGCGAAGGCGAGAGGGTTTCCATTCAAGGAAAGCGTGGTGTTGGCCATGGAGTCAGATGATCCTTATGAAGATTTCAAGAGAtccatggaggagatggtgGAGTCTCATGGTGTGAAGGATTGGGAGAATTTGGAGGAGCTTTTGAGTTGGTATTTGAGGGTGAATGGTAAGAACAATCATGGTTTCATAGTTGGTGCTTTTGTGGATTTGCTTATTAGTATAGCAGCTTCTAACTCTAACTCTTGTTCTGATAATTCAACTTCTTATTCTTCTGCTGtttcttcttttgcttcttcacCATTATTGAGTCTATCTGAAGCCCAGAATGAGATTACTGAGCATGAGGCAGAAGATGATACTGTAACATCTAATTAG